A genomic window from Desulfuribacillus stibiiarsenatis includes:
- a CDS encoding putative phage abortive infection protein: MKAYHIPILFGIVFAGAAFVVPFHAETIANYFITEENKLLLPDLATFLGGIMTPLLSTASFLLLFAAILMQREELELQRNELASTREVFKEQHNTQEYQRFENTFFHMVELYREIVYNMNVIGRVGRDCFEGFRIEYTSIYYGKKNPPGNIAPSELDKTYDLPKEYVYLELAYKEFYDKRQPHISHYFRVLYRTIKIVDDADFLTHEDKNNYIGILKDQLSSDELVLLFYEGLFGYSFFRPLISKYDILHGIDSKLLVREENKTMYDDRK; this comes from the coding sequence TTGAAAGCATATCATATTCCTATTTTATTCGGAATAGTTTTTGCTGGAGCAGCATTTGTAGTTCCTTTTCATGCAGAAACTATAGCCAACTATTTTATAACAGAAGAAAATAAATTATTATTACCAGACTTGGCTACATTCTTAGGTGGTATTATGACACCTCTACTAAGTACTGCAAGTTTCTTATTACTCTTTGCAGCAATTTTAATGCAAAGAGAAGAACTTGAGTTACAAAGAAATGAGCTTGCTAGCACCAGAGAAGTTTTTAAAGAACAACATAATACACAAGAATATCAGAGGTTTGAAAATACATTTTTTCATATGGTGGAACTTTATAGAGAAATAGTCTATAACATGAACGTGATAGGCAGAGTAGGTAGAGATTGCTTTGAAGGATTTCGTATCGAATATACAAGTATTTACTATGGGAAGAAAAACCCTCCAGGAAATATAGCTCCTTCTGAACTTGATAAAACATACGATTTACCAAAAGAGTATGTATATCTTGAGTTAGCATATAAAGAATTTTACGATAAACGTCAGCCTCATATAAGCCATTATTTTAGGGTTTTATATAGAACCATAAAAATTGTTGATGATGCTGATTTTCTAACACATGAAGATAAAAATAATTACATAGGTATTTTAAAAGACCAGTTATCATCAGATGAGCTAGTTTTGTTATTTTATGAAGGACTTTTTGGGTACAGTTTCTTTCGTCCATTAATAAGCAAGTACGATATTTTACATGGTATTGATAGTAAGTTATTAGTTCGCGAGGAAAATAAAACAATGTATGATGATAGAAAATAA